In Desulfovibrio sp., the sequence GCTGGACGAGGGCTTTTCCTGGCCCTATCCCGATTGCCGTGGTGTGGGCCGGGCCTCCAAGATCGAGGACGCCGGCGGCCGGTACATCGTGTATACCAAGAGCTGTTTTCCGGCGCATCTGACGCTGTCCGGACTCCGCATTGTGGTGGACTGCGCCAACGGCGCCAGCTACAAGGTCGCTCCTCTGGCTCTGGAAGAGCTGGGGGCCGAGGTCTTTCGCATTGGCACAAGCCCTGACGGCACCAATATCAACGAGCATTGCGGCTCGCTCCATCCTGAAGTGGTGGCCGCCAAGGTTCGCGAGGTGCGGGCAGACATTGGCCTGGCGCTGGACGGTGATGCCGACCGTCTTATTGTTGTGGATGAGCGCGGCGTCATACTGGACGGCGACCAGATCATGGCCCTGTGCGCCCAGGCCATGATGGCCAGGGGCGAGTTGCCGGGCAATCTGCTGGTGGCCACAGCCATGAGCAATATGGCCCTGGAAATCTTCATGAGCGAGCACGGCGGCCGACTTTTGCGCACCAAGGTGGGCGACAGGTACGTCATGGAAGCCATGCGCCGTGAAGGAGCCATGCTCGGCGGCGAACAGTCCGGGCATCTTATTTTCCACAAGTACAGCACAACGGGCGACGGCCTGCTGGCCGCCCTGCAGATACTGCGCATCATGCGCGAAAAGGAACGCCCCCTCTCCGAACTGGCTGGCCTGCTGACGCCCTTCCCGCAAAAGCTCATCAACGTGCGGGTTGAAAAGCGCCTGCCCTTCGAGGAACGCCCGGCCATTGGCGAAGCCGTGGCACAGGTGGAGAAGGAACTGGGCGGTCGCGGCAGGGTGCTTTTGCGCTACTCCGGCACCGAGGCCCTCTGCCGTGTGATGGTGGAAGGCGAAAATGCGGACAAGGTGCGGGAATATGCCGAAGACCTGGCGCAGGTGGTTGCGCGCGAGTTGCGTTAAAGCCCATACGCGTCGATAAATTTTCCTGACACGTTAGGCGCGTCCGTTGCGGCGCGTATCCCAATGATCCGTGCCGCTGCACCTGGGTTATTGCATCCGTTTCGATTTTGACAGAATATATAGCTAGCTAAACAAACAGCGGAGGCGCGCATGAAGGATATTCGCAAGGTTATTATTCCCGTAGCCGGATGGGGCACGCGTTCATTGCCCGCGACCAAGAATATTCCCAAGGAAATGCTGCCCATCTATAACAAGCCTGTCATCCAGTATGTGGTTGAGGAGGCTCAGAAAGCCAATATCCAGGATGTGATCTTTGTAACCAACCGCGACAAGAGCGTTATTGAAGACCATTTTGACTACAACCTGCAGTTGGAATCAGTGCTGGAACGCGCCGGAAAGCTGGACAAGCTTGCCGAAGTGCGCCAAGTGGCTGAGATGGTCAACATCATGTCCGTGCGCCAGAAAAAGCAGCTTGGCCTCGGCCATGCGGTGCTCTGCGCGCGCGAGCTTGTGCGTGATGACCCCTTTGCCGTCATGGTGGGCGACGACCTCATGTTTGGCGGCGTGCCCGGCATTGCGCAGCTTATCGAAGTGGCCATGGCGGAAAAAATGCCTGTCATCGGCGTGATGGAAGTGCCGTGGGAAAAGGTCAGCCGCTACGGCATTATCGACGGTGATGAAGTGGCCCCCGGCGTGTTCAGGATCAAAAACATGGTGGAAAAACCCACCAGAGAAAAAGCGCCTTCACGCATGGCCATTGTGGGACGCTACGTGCTGACGCCCGATATTTTTGACTATCTTGAAAAAGTTACCCCCGGTCATGGCGGTGAAATTCAGCTGACCGACGCCCTTCAGGCTCTGGCTCAGGACAAGGGCATGATGGCGGTGCGCATGTCCGGCATGCGCTTTGACGCGGGCGACTGGGCAGAATTTTTGACGGCCAATATTTATTTTGCCCTTCAGGATGAAGAATTGCGCTACGATTTGCTGAATTTGCTCAAGAATTTTGTGCAATTTCACTAGGGTAGTTTTATTGGAGTTGTTTTGTGGGGGAGGAGACCCTTTTGCAAAAGGGTCCCTCCCCCACGCCCCCACCCCCTAAAACTCTTGTTGTGGTGTACTATAGCTCCAGAGCGGTTCGAAATTGAAAGGCTCTGGTGGGTGCATGCAGCCCGCAGCCCGCAGGCTGCCCCGGCAAACAATCGTCTCTTTGGGAGGCACTGATTAAAGAGCCTCTTGGAAACGCGCAGTTGTTTCGTTGGCAAGGCGCGAACTTTTTTTGAAGCAGGAGTGGACTCTTCCGTCCTCGACTGTTGCAAAAAAAGTGAAGCAACGCCGCCAAACGGAATAACTGCGCGTTTCCTTTGGTATTCTCCCCTGACCGTAGCTTTGCGGCCGGGGGAGGCTTGCTTTCCCCCCGGTATTGGTTAACTCTGCCCCACATGTACGCCAGCATCGCTCTTCTGAGTCCACCCTACGCCACCTTGAGCTACGCTCTGCCGCCGGAATTTCCCCAAGATTTCTGGCGGCCCGGCCTGCGTGTGGCCATACCCCTTGGGCGCGGCGAAAAGGCCGCCCTGCGCGCGGGGGTGGTGCTTGAAACCAGCGACAGTCTTGATTTGCCTGCAGGCGTGGCCTGCAAGAGCGTTTGCTGGCCCCTGGAGGAGCAGCCCCTGCTCACGGCCGATCTCCTGGCTCTTGCCCAGGATCTCGCCCTTCGGCAGGCCTTGAGCACCGGAAATATCCTTGGTCATGCACTGCCGCAGGGCCTGCGTCTCACGCGGGTACGGCTGCGGCTTCTGCACGAAAAGGGCGCGGCATCATGGCCGCTGGCCCGCATCCGTGGGGCGGATGAAGCCACGCGGCGCGAGCTTGCGCAGGCTTTGGCCCAGGGCGCGGCACGACTGCTGCCCCCGGGATCAGACGCTGCCAGCGAAGAATTTTGCGTCCTGCGCGTGGATCCGCCCTGGCCCGTGCGCCCTTCGGCGTCTCGGCAGATTGAGGTGCTGGAATATCTGCTTGAGCACGGGGCCGTGAGCCGCCGCAACCTTACCCGCGCCCTGGGCCAGGGCGTAGGCGCGCCCTTGCAGTCGCTGTTGACCGCAGGGCACGTTGCGCTGACGCGGCAGGACGCCGAAGATGAAGTGGAAGCCGTGGAGCAGAGCCTTTTGCCGCCTCCCCCCGTCCCCTTTACCCTCAATGACGATCAGGCGGCTGCCCTGAGCGACATGACAGCCGCTCTTGAGGCTGCCCAGAGGGAAAAAAAGGCGGCGTCGCGTCTGCTCTATGGCGTGACCGGCAGCGGCAAGACAGCCGTGTATCTTGATCTCGCCCGCGCGTGCCTTGCGGCGGGCAAAAGCGTGCTCCTGCTCGCGCCGGAAGTGGCGCTGGCCTACAAGCT encodes:
- the galU gene encoding UTP--glucose-1-phosphate uridylyltransferase GalU translates to MKDIRKVIIPVAGWGTRSLPATKNIPKEMLPIYNKPVIQYVVEEAQKANIQDVIFVTNRDKSVIEDHFDYNLQLESVLERAGKLDKLAEVRQVAEMVNIMSVRQKKQLGLGHAVLCARELVRDDPFAVMVGDDLMFGGVPGIAQLIEVAMAEKMPVIGVMEVPWEKVSRYGIIDGDEVAPGVFRIKNMVEKPTREKAPSRMAIVGRYVLTPDIFDYLEKVTPGHGGEIQLTDALQALAQDKGMMAVRMSGMRFDAGDWAEFLTANIYFALQDEELRYDLLNLLKNFVQFH
- the glmM gene encoding phosphoglucosamine mutase — its product is LAAGVRFRRGQHQHKVVIGKDTRLSGYMFESALTAGLCAAGMQVIMTGPLPTPAISFLTRSMRADLGVVISASHNPFHDNGIKFFDADGYKLPDLAEDEISAMVLDEGFSWPYPDCRGVGRASKIEDAGGRYIVYTKSCFPAHLTLSGLRIVVDCANGASYKVAPLALEELGAEVFRIGTSPDGTNINEHCGSLHPEVVAAKVREVRADIGLALDGDADRLIVVDERGVILDGDQIMALCAQAMMARGELPGNLLVATAMSNMALEIFMSEHGGRLLRTKVGDRYVMEAMRREGAMLGGEQSGHLIFHKYSTTGDGLLAALQILRIMREKERPLSELAGLLTPFPQKLINVRVEKRLPFEERPAIGEAVAQVEKELGGRGRVLLRYSGTEALCRVMVEGENADKVREYAEDLAQVVARELR